The following are from one region of the Gemmatimonadota bacterium genome:
- a CDS encoding FAD-binding protein: MTPPPFDVLVIGGGVAGAAAALAAAAAGARVGLVRAAPGATALAAGGWRGPLPGRLGAALAGAGLAHERGRGPLPHPTGRLEPADFAPRAQRAAVLESGAMVCGITGLPGFHAPTLARLWGAAAGLELHHALLDLRPATPAAGWSPVALAAALDRDPAILAAPLTQALAGRRAGRTILPAVLGLERPEPVHAALEAAVGAPVGEALGMPPSAPGWRLDRALRAAVQAAGVEVILARVIEPQADGRLLEAVLVEQQVNGGSPAGEQMGPAGGRARPIAEAPSAPPASWLFARTFILATGKFAGGGIVADPVFAEPALGCPVWVEHLDEVFTDAEPLALTHLERSLPQPLLRAGVGTDEEGRPVNRKGNVVYENVRAAGTVRAGWEAAAAGLGAAAVDGWRAGERAAAEAAGVAGDAPSSESRQS, translated from the coding sequence ATGACGCCACCGCCGTTCGACGTTCTGGTCATTGGCGGGGGGGTAGCCGGCGCGGCTGCGGCACTGGCCGCGGCCGCCGCCGGCGCGCGGGTGGGTCTGGTGCGGGCCGCGCCAGGCGCGACGGCTCTGGCTGCCGGCGGCTGGCGCGGCCCGCTGCCTGGGCGGCTGGGCGCGGCGCTTGCCGGCGCCGGCTTGGCCCACGAGCGGGGGCGCGGCCCGCTGCCCCACCCCACCGGCCGCCTCGAGCCGGCCGACTTCGCGCCGCGCGCCCAGAGGGCGGCTGTGCTGGAGTCCGGCGCCATGGTCTGTGGCATTACTGGACTGCCCGGCTTCCACGCCCCCACGCTCGCGAGGCTCTGGGGAGCTGCTGCGGGCCTCGAGCTGCACCACGCGCTGCTGGACCTGCGGCCGGCCACCCCTGCGGCCGGCTGGTCGCCCGTGGCACTGGCAGCCGCGCTGGACCGCGACCCCGCAATACTGGCGGCGCCACTGACACAAGCGCTGGCCGGCCGCCGTGCCGGCCGCACCATCCTACCCGCTGTGCTGGGACTCGAGCGGCCGGAGCCCGTGCACGCGGCGCTGGAAGCCGCGGTCGGGGCTCCGGTAGGCGAAGCACTGGGCATGCCGCCGTCGGCGCCCGGCTGGCGGCTGGACCGGGCGCTACGCGCGGCCGTCCAGGCTGCCGGTGTCGAGGTCATTTTGGCCCGGGTCATCGAGCCGCAGGCGGACGGCCGGCTGCTCGAGGCGGTACTCGTCGAGCAGCAGGTGAACGGTGGCTCCCCGGCCGGGGAGCAGATGGGGCCCGCTGGGGGGCGCGCCCGGCCCATCGCCGAGGCGCCGAGCGCTCCGCCTGCCTCCTGGCTGTTCGCCCGCACCTTCATCCTCGCCACGGGCAAGTTTGCGGGCGGGGGGATCGTGGCGGATCCCGTCTTCGCCGAGCCGGCCCTGGGCTGCCCCGTGTGGGTCGAGCACCTGGACGAGGTGTTCACCGACGCGGAGCCACTGGCCCTCACGCACCTCGAACGCTCGCTGCCCCAGCCGCTGCTCCGCGCCGGCGTGGGCACGGATGAGGAAGGGCGGCCCGTGAACCGGAAAGGCAACGTCGTCTACGAGAACGTCCGGGCAGCCGGCACGGTCCGCGCGGGGTGGGAGGCCGCCGCCGCAGGGCTGGGCGCCGCGGCCGTGGACGGCTGGCGGGCCGGCGAACGGGCCGCGGCGGAGGCAGCGGGCGTAGCGGGCGATGCCCCCAGCAGCGAAAGCCGGCAGTCGTGA
- a CDS encoding Uma2 family endonuclease, with translation MATHPRRPTADDMLELPTPDGVIGFEFVDGRPVPVMPASPLHGNLIVRVASRLEAYVEAARIPGQLYVDAGFVLDLARDPERMRGPDVSFVSEAKVRAHPNPERLFRCRPDLAIEIDITSERKPGGQQRILDYLEAGVRLIWAIHPRTRSAHVYRQDGTSFVVREHEALDGEDVVPGFRLPLAELFR, from the coding sequence ATGGCTACGCATCCGCGCCGGCCCACGGCCGACGACATGCTGGAACTGCCGACCCCGGACGGCGTCATCGGCTTCGAGTTCGTCGACGGCCGGCCGGTGCCGGTGATGCCCGCCTCCCCGCTGCACGGGAATCTCATCGTCCGGGTGGCGTCCAGGCTGGAAGCGTATGTCGAGGCCGCCCGCATCCCTGGCCAGCTGTACGTGGACGCGGGGTTCGTCCTCGATCTGGCGCGCGATCCCGAGCGCATGCGCGGCCCCGATGTCTCCTTCGTCTCGGAAGCCAAGGTCCGCGCGCATCCCAACCCTGAGCGCCTGTTCCGGTGCAGGCCCGACCTGGCCATCGAGATCGACATCACCAGCGAGCGCAAGCCTGGCGGCCAGCAACGCATTCTGGACTACCTCGAGGCCGGTGTCCGTCTCATCTGGGCCATCCATCCGCGCACCCGCTCCGCGCACGTCTACCGCCAGGACGGCACGTCCTTCGTGGTGCGTGAGCACGAGGCGCTGGACGGAGAAGACGTGGTTCCCGGGTTCCGGCTTCCGCTGGCCGAGCTGTTTCGCTGA
- a CDS encoding COX15/CtaA family protein — MIEEVSQRAPAADQGPAGGQEGVQPGRRTLAWLAWAAAAYTYALIVFGGVVRITGSGLGCGDDWPRCHGHWIPPFDLPTLIEYTHRLLAAGTVLPFGALLLYGLYQVRNGGRTALLSAKSERARPASWLRAPAAAARAGQFTRGSAASAAAAAFALLLAQVLLGALTVKLELPAGATTLHFLTASLLLATVIVAAVRAAPRAAMLAEPAVPAGPARAAAAAAVLGFLVVGLGALTANTGLPAASDQPSGAALACQGFPLCNGRLLPAGGSWVLLHWTHRLLGFLLLFTMLAATRDVWKRGLPRSVRRAAAAALMLTMLQLALAAGLVLLRLPDSLRGLHLAAGVALWGALVAWAETARQAGGAGGMSGAGGAAAPA, encoded by the coding sequence ATGATTGAAGAAGTTTCCCAGCGGGCCCCGGCCGCGGACCAGGGGCCGGCCGGCGGGCAAGAAGGCGTGCAGCCGGGCCGCCGCACCTTGGCCTGGCTGGCGTGGGCCGCAGCGGCCTACACCTATGCGCTCATCGTCTTCGGCGGCGTGGTCCGCATTACCGGGTCGGGGCTGGGCTGCGGCGACGACTGGCCGCGCTGCCACGGCCACTGGATCCCGCCCTTCGATCTGCCCACCCTGATCGAGTACACGCACCGCCTGCTCGCAGCGGGGACCGTGCTGCCCTTCGGTGCGCTGCTGCTCTATGGGTTGTATCAGGTGCGCAATGGCGGCCGTACGGCGCTGCTTAGCGCGAAGAGCGAGCGGGCGCGGCCGGCGTCCTGGCTCCGGGCGCCGGCTGCGGCAGCCAGGGCTGGTCAATTCACTCGAGGCAGCGCCGCCAGCGCCGCAGCCGCCGCGTTCGCCCTGCTGCTGGCGCAGGTGCTGCTCGGCGCGCTGACAGTGAAGCTCGAGTTGCCGGCCGGCGCGACGACGCTGCACTTCCTGACGGCGAGCCTGTTGCTGGCGACCGTCATTGTTGCGGCCGTGCGGGCCGCGCCACGTGCCGCGATGCTGGCCGAGCCCGCGGTGCCGGCCGGGCCGGCGCGTGCCGCAGCGGCCGCAGCCGTGCTCGGGTTTCTTGTGGTGGGGTTGGGCGCGCTCACGGCGAACACCGGCCTGCCCGCCGCATCGGATCAGCCGTCCGGGGCCGCGCTGGCGTGCCAGGGCTTCCCCTTGTGCAACGGCCGGCTGCTGCCGGCGGGCGGATCCTGGGTGTTGCTGCACTGGACCCACCGTCTGCTGGGCTTCCTGCTGCTCTTCACCATGCTGGCCGCGACGCGCGACGTATGGAAGCGAGGGCTGCCGCGGTCCGTGCGGCGCGCCGCGGCGGCGGCCCTGATGCTCACCATGCTGCAGCTCGCCCTGGCCGCCGGCCTGGTGCTGCTCAGGCTGCCCGACTCCCTGCGCGGACTGCACCTGGCGGCCGGCGTCGCGCTCTGGGGCGCGCTCGTGGCCTGGGCGGAAACCGCGCGACAGGCTGGCGGTGCGGGCGGCATGTCGGGCGCGGGAGGCGCGGCCGCCCCCGCATGA